A single genomic interval of Helianthus annuus cultivar XRQ/B chromosome 13, HanXRQr2.0-SUNRISE, whole genome shotgun sequence harbors:
- the LOC110901925 gene encoding uncharacterized protein LOC110901925 has product MNQKFLDEEGEVRVSIEMVSRRRILKFLDEEYEIGDDVGRAVASIIEKLNLVIKELTKEKDEEKERLNGIIAGLLAEKEKDKVDKDAMLDTMLHIEAMLTTVSYATRGASLVLAARREKSLREVSETARLLGAPQAIAVAAEVSNINDYKRLIILNHLVNCAGVTPMSMLEEITDITSITSGMKKGIYLQLVLTKKGKQGKNFKNNFKSL; this is encoded by the exons ATGAACCAAAAATTTCTTGATGAAGAAGGTGAAGTTAGGGTTTCAATAGAGATGGTGTCACGAAGAAGAATCCTCAAATTTCTTGATGAAGAATATGAAATAGGAGATGATGTCGGCAGAGCAGTGGCATCAATT ATTGAAAAGTTGAACTTAGTTATCAAGGAGCTCACTAAGGAAaaggatgaagaaaaagaaaggcTAAATGGAATTATTGCAGGGttgttggctgaaaaagaaaaagataaggTGGATAAAGATGCTATGCTCGATACGATGTTACATATTGAAGCTATGTTAACAA CTG TTTCCTACGCCACAAGAGGTGCATCTTTAGTTCTGGCAGCTCGAAGAGAGAAGAGTCTCCGTGAAGTTTCCGAAACCGCTCGATTACTCGGTGCACCGCAAGCGATCGCCGTTGCGGCTGAAGTTTCCAATATTAATGACTATAAGCGACTGATAATAT TGAATCATTTGGTGAATTGTGCTGGGGTGACTCCAATGAGCATGCTAGAAGAAATCACTGATATTACTAGCATCACATCAGGCATG AAGAAAGGGATCTACTTGCAACTCGTCTTGACGAAGAAAGGAAAGCAAGGGAAGAACTTCaaaaacaacttcaagagtttATGA